Within Desulfobacter sp., the genomic segment GGGCGGCCTGCACGCCTTTGGCCCGGGACAATTCCCAGTCTTTGTCCACGGCATCCCTGAACGGCCTCTTTTCGAGGGCATTGCCGGCCTCGTCACGGTCGAGGCCCACGGCGGTCGCCATATCCAGAAGTACCGGGGCCATGGCGATATTCTCCCCCCGGACAAAATAGGCATTGAAGGCCTCATTGTGGAACGCATGTCCGCGGCCCCTGGATTCAGCCCAGAGCCCCAGTTCCTGGGCCGGCCGGCTGTCATAAACCATTTTCCGGTTCCCCATGGGCAGGCCGAACCGGGCCGCCGTTGCCTGGAGTTCCGCCACGGCTTTGTCCGCACGGATAGGGTAACCCTTTTTTTTAAACAGGTCATCCAAGGTGATGCCCTCCGGGGGCAGGCCGGGATTCAGGGGAAAGGCCCGCCACTTCACCTGGATATCATACGCTTTCTTTAGTTTCTCAATACTCCCGGTAATGAAATAGCACCAGGGTCAGACATAATCTGAAAATATTTCCAGCACATGGGTATCAGCCATTTTGGGCTCCTTGTGTTCATTCTCGGTTCAGGAGAATATAACCACCTTTACCGGAGAGGCAAGGGCGGTGCCCATGCCCGGCAATGCCGCTTCCTGCACCGGCCGGGCATACATCGAACACAAATTACTCTGAAAACCAGAACCGCCGGTGAACCCGGGGCTAAATTTATTCCCCAATGGATCTTACTTATTTAGTGAACAGACTTTTTCTCGCATAGAGAAAAGCCAGCTACAAACCAAAAGAGCTTTATATATCAAGACATACAGCAATATGCCGAATTTGCAGATTTGACAAATTGCATCGTGTTCGATATGCTATTTTGATTTGGAATAAGATTGGTTTTAATTTTGATACGTTAGTTTTTTGTTTGGACACTATGAAAAATGTAATATCACTCATTGTCAAACGATGTGCCGCAAGCCTGTTTACCCTCCTTATCATCTCTGTCATCATTTTTATCGGTGTGGAGGTACTGCCGGGGGATGTTGCGGAAACCGTTTTGGGGCAATCGGCCACCTCTGAAACAGTAGAGGCCTTCAGAAAAGAACTCAAACTGGACCTCCCCGCCCATGTCCGATACGGATCATGGCTGAATGATTTTATTCACGGGGATTTCGGCACATCTCTTTCAAACGGCAGGCCGGTTGCCGACCTTATCGGCTGGCGGTTGGGCAATACGCTTTTTCTGGCCCTGGCCACATCCGCCATTGCCATTCCCCTGGCCATACTTTTGGGAATGACCGCCGCCTTTTACAGGAATTCTCTTTTTGATAAAATCATATCCGTAACCACCCTGTCATTTATCTCTTTCCCTGAATTTTTTATCGCCTATATTTTCATCAGCCTCTTGTCGGTAAAGCTCAATATATTTCCCAGCCTGGCCGTCATTGACCCTAAAATGGGGCTGGCCACACGGCTGTACACCATCCTTTTGCCCGCCCTGACACTGACCTGCGTGGTAACGGCCCACATGATGCGACAGACACGGGCAGCCATCATCAACGTATTGGCCAGTGCCTATATTGAAATGGCCGAACTCAAAGGCATCAACCGATTGAGGATTATCATCCACCACGCCTTTCCCAACTCCCTTTCCCCTGTAATCAATGTCATTGCCCTGAACATGGCCTATCTGGTGGTCGGGGTGGTCATCGTGGAGGTGGTGTTTGTCTATCCGGGCCTGGGACAGCTTTTAGTCGATTCCGTTGCTAAAAGGGATCTGCCGGTGGTTCAGGCATCGGGACTTATTTTCTCAATGGTTTATATATTTCTCAATCTTTTTGCAGATATCCTGTCCATGCTTTCCAACCCAAGATTAAGGCAATCCGCCATCCAGTGAGGTCCGTCCTGTGTTAAAATTATTAAAAAGCGCCCCGCTTTCCGCCCGAATAGGTATGTGCATCGTCGCCTTCAATATCATTGTGGCTGTTTTTGCCCCTTTTGCGGCACCCTTTGGTGAAACCGACATCGTCGGTGAAGTCTGGGAACCCTTTTCCACCCAATTCTACCTGGGAACCGATCATATCGGAAGGGACCTGTTCACAAGGATGTTATACGGAGCCCGGAATACCATTGCCCTTGCATTTGCAACAACCATGCTTTCATTTGTATTCGGTTCGCTGCTGGGCTTCATCGCCGCCATAAAGGGCGGATGGATTGACCAGGCGATAAGCCGGACAATTGATATTATCATGGCGTTTCCCACATTAATTTTTGCCCTGATGATCTTATCTGTACTGGGCTCGTCCATACCGGTGCTGATTTTCACCATTGCCCTGCTGGACGCCACCCGGGTGTACCGGCTTTCACGGGCCGTGGCCATGGATATAGAAGTGATGGACTTTGTGGAAGCGGCCCGGCTGAGGGGGGAAGGGACCTGGTGGATCATGACCCAGGAAATCCTGCCCAATGCCCTGCCGCCGCTGGTGGCGGAATTCGGCCTCAGATTCTGTTTTGTTTTTTTATTCATCGCCTCATTAAGTTTTCTGGGCCTGGGGATTCAACCGCCCTATGCGGATTGGGGCGGCATGGTCCGGGAAAATGCAGGGGCCATCACCTTTGGTATTTTTATCCCGCTGATCCCGGCAGCGGCCATTGCATTTTTAACGGTGGGGGTCAATCTGATTGTAGACTGGTTTCTCCATCTCTCCAGCGGGCTTAATGATTAAGACGGCCGGCAATGTGAGTACACATTTAATATTGAGGATCATCCATGGACAAGCTGCTTGAAATAAAAAACCTTAGGATTGAAGGATTCTATGAAGGGCAATGGCAACCCATTGTCAGAAATATTAACCTGAATCTGAAACGGGGGGAGGTGCTGGGCCTCATCGGAGAATCCGGTGCGGGCAAGTCCACCATCGGCCTGGCCGCCATGGGGTACACCCGGCAGGGGTGCCGGCTGGCTTCAGGCGCCATTAATCTTGAAGGAGAAGAACTTTTCGGCGCCTCCAAGGAGAGCCTGCGCACCATCCGGGGATCCAAGATTGCCTATGTGGCCCAGAGTGCGGCCGCCTCCTTCAACCCCTCCCACAGGATCATCCGCCAATATGCCGAGGCCCCGGTCCACCACGGGCTGATGGGATATAATGAAGCCCAGAAGGAAGCCGTTGAAATTTACCGCCGCCTCTTCCTGCCGAATCCTGAAAAAATAGGATTCCGCTATCCCCACGAACTGTCCGGGGGCCAGCTTCAGCGGGCCATGGTGGCCATGTCCATGTCCTGCAAACCGGATATCATCGTATTTGACGAACCCACCACCGCACTGGATGTCACCACCCAGATCGAAGTGCTGGCGGCAGTCAAAGAAATTACGGAAAAAATGAACAAGGCGGCCCTTTACATCACCCATGATCTCGCCGTTGTGGCCCAGGTGGCTCACAGGATCATGGTCCTGCGGAACGGCCGGCTGGTTGAAGAGGGGGAAACCCGCGCCTTGATCCAATCACCTAAAGAAAAATACACCCGCCAATTGCTGAATGTCAGGCAGCTGAGAGAGGAAAAAGAGGCCTGCGAACGCACCGACGCCTTACTCAGGGTCAAAGGGGTGACCGCCACATATACGGGCCGGACCAATGTGCTCGAAAATATTGATCTTACCGTCCGGGAAGGAAAAACCGTTGCACTGGTGGGCGAATCCGGCAGCGGTAAAAGTACCCTGGCAAGGGTCATCACCGGACTTCTGCCCGCCACCGCCGGCGAGATCGAATTTTTAGGGAAACGCCTCCCCAGGGAACTGGCCAGCCGTAAAAAAGAGGATTTGCGGAAAATGCAGATGGTTTATCAGATGCCGGATACGGCATTGAACCCGAGGCACACCGTAAAAAAAGTCATCGGACGCCCCCTTGCATTCTATTTCGGCCTCAAAGGGAAGGCGGCTGAGGCAAGAATCCGCGAACTTCTGGAAAAGATAGAACTGGATCCCGACCTTTACATGGACCGCCTGACCACCGAGCTGTCCGGCGGAGAGAAGCAGAGAGTCTGCATTGCCCGGGCCCTGGCCGCCGAGCCGGACCTGATCATCTGCGATGAAGTCACCTCCGCTTTGGACCAACTGGTTGCCGAAGGCATACTGGACCTTCTCCAGGATCTGCAGAATAAGACAAATGTTTCCTATTTGTTCATCACCCATGATCTGGCTACGGTTAAGGCCATTGCAGACAAGATTGTCATCATGCTTAAAGGCCGGATCATCGAACAGGGGGAAAAGAAAAAGGTGCTGGCACCGCCCCACCACGAATACACGGACAAACTTCTGGCCTCGGTGCCCAAAATGGATCCGGACTGGCTGGATAATCTTCTGGAAGAACGTTCCGCCTCATTTATTTAAGCGCTATAGACCAAGGAGAATAAATATGCAGGACCTAAACAAATTCACCCAAATGTTTGAACAAAAAAAGATCACCCGGCGCCAGTTTGTCACCCAATTATCCGCCCTGGGCATTTCTGCGGCACTGATACCGTCATTTTTATCCGGAAAGGCCTTGGCCGCAGTCCCCAAACAGGGGGGGCATTTTAAAATGGGCATGGGCGGCGGCCACACCACAGACACCCTGAACACGGCCCTGTTAGCCGACCAGGTTGAAATGAGTACGGATTACGCCCTGCGGAACAACCTGGTGGAAGTCGACCGGAATGGCCATGCCGTTCCGGAACTGGCCGAAAGCTGGGATGTCACCCCGGATGCGATCCACTGGACCTTTAAACTGAGAAAAGATGTTGAATTCCACAACGGGAAAACCATGGATTCAGATGATGTGATCTTTTCCATCCGCCACCACATGGGCAAGGATTCCAAGTCAGGGGCCAAGGGCGTTCTGGAACAAATCCAGGATATCAAAAAAGATGGAAAGGATACGGTGGTCTTTACCCTTAAAAGCGGGAATGCCGATTTCCCCTATGTATTAAACGACTACCACCTGACCATTGTACCGGCAGGCACCGCCGGAGAGGAATGGGAAAAGGGCATCGGTACGGGCGGCTATATTCTGGAGGTCTGGGAGCCCGGGGTTAAAACCCTGTTGAAGCGGAACCCTAATTATTTTAAATCCGGCAGGGCCCATTTCGATTCCGTTGAAATCATTACCATTGCCGATGCCAATGCCCGGACAAACGCCCTGAGGACCGGCCAGATTGATTATATGAACCGGGTTGAACTCAAGACCGCCCATCTGTTCAAACGGACCCCCGGCGTAAATGTCCTCAGGGTGGACGGCGGATTTCACTACACCCTTCCCATGCACACGGATGTGGCGCCCTTCAATAACAATGACGTCCGGCTGGCACTCAAGTATGCCATTGACCGGGAGGCCATGGTAAAAAATGTGCTGAGGGGCTACGGTTCCGTCGGCAACGACCACCCCATATCAAAACTTAATAAATACCATGCCTCGGATATTCCCCAGCGGCAGTATGACCCTGACAAGGCAAAATTTCACCTGAAAAAAGCAGGGCTTTCAACCAATGCATTTGATCTGTATACCTCCGAACTCAGCGGATTCATGGATCAGGCAACCCTGTTCAGCGAAAGCGCCAAAAAGGCAGGCATCGCCATTCATATCAAAAAAGAGCCGGAAGACGGCTATTGGAGCAATGTCTGGCTTAAGAAGCCCTTCTGCAACTGCTACTGGGGGGCCCGTCCCACGGCGGACATGGTGTTTTCCGTGGCCTATTCCGGGGATGCAAAATGGAATGACACCCATTTGAAAAACCAACGGTTCGACCATCTTCTGTCAGAGGCCAGATCTGAACTGGATGAAGCAAAACGCAAAGCCATGTACAGGGAATGCCAGCAGATCGTCAGAGACGAAGGGGGTACCATTGTTCCGCTGTTCAAAGACTATGTCGAAGCCGCCGCAAAAAAAGTAAAGCACGAGCCGCTTTCCGGCCTTTGGGAGACCGATTCCCACAGAGCCATTGAAAGATGGTGGTTTGACGCCTGATTTCCATATTGGCAACCGGCCAGGGAAACGCCAACGGGTGCCTTCCCGGCCGGCCCGCACAAAATCGCCCAATAAAAATACAGTTTTTCCAATTCGTAAATAATGATATAAAATGAACTTTAACATCAACAAGAATGGAAAGAGTTCATGCCACAAAAAACATTGAATGAGGAACGTTGTCAGAACCTGTTGATATCAATCAGAAAAATCATTCAGGCCGTTGATATCCACTCCAGAAAACTTAACAAAAAATTTGGTATGACAGGACCGCAGCTCATTGTTCTCCATGAGATTTCCTTAAACGGCCAGATTTCTATCACCCCATTGTCCCGGGCAACCAGTTTAAGCCAGGCAACGGTTACCGATATTACAAAACGGCTCGAAACCAGGGGGTATATCGCCCGGAAAAAGAGAGAGGACGACAAAAGGGCTGTCAGCTTATTCCTCACGGACAAAGGAAAAGAAATTATAAAAAACCTGCCGCCACTGCTGCAGGAAACATTCACCGACCGGTTTTCAAAACTCGAAAATTGGGAACAATTGATGATCATGAGCGCCTTTGAACGTGTTGTGAGCCTGATGGCTGCCGAAGAGATCGAAGCCTCCCCGATTTTGGTGACCGGCCCCATTCAGAATACACCTCCCGCCACCCCCTAAATCGATCCTGCTGCGCCCGCCCAATCCCTTTTAATTCCTGGGAAACCCTATGCCAAGGTACCAGGATCAATTTTGGTCAAATGATCATTATTTTTCTTGACATGCCCCGGGAGAAGAAATATGGTTTAATCAAAAGCGTATAACCATGCCATATCCAGCCCCCTGGAACCGGCGGTAGGGCGGTTAAAATGGACTGAATAAGCTTCCAGAAGACCCGCACAAACCGGAATAAGAAAAATGGAGATTCAATGTGACAAAAGAACTTGAACTTTCCGAAAGCCTTGAAGACTATCTTGAAACCATACTGGAACTGCAGGTTACAAATACCGTTGCCCGGTCAAAAGACATTGCCGCAAAACTGGATATAAAAAGGGGATCCGTCACCGGGATGCTCAAAAAACTGGAGGCCCGGAACTTAATTAATTATGAACCCTACGGATTCGTTACGCTCACCCCTGAAGGGGAAAAAATCGCAAAAGAAATCACAACCCGCCATAACGTGTTCAAGCATTTTCTATTTAAATATGTGGAATTAGATGAAACCGCCGCAGATGAAACCGCATGCAGAATGGAACATGCCATGAGCCATGCCACCTTTACGAAATTCAAGGCCTTTGTTAAACAACTGGATGCCTGAACCGCCGGGCCTCTCCTTGAACGGGACCGGACCAGCCAGTACCGATATGCTCTCCCCCCTGGCCATAATAATTACCAAAACTAATATTGTATAAAAAACATTAATTTTACTTCTCAGGCAGTTTGATCTATCTTTCCGGGAAATTAATAAACACTAACAATAAGGAAAAACAATGCTGCCGGTTTATATTCAGGGAATGGGAACAGGGGCGGGACTGATTATTGCCATCGGGGCGCAGAACGCCTTTGTCCTGAGCCAGGGGGTCAGAAAGAACCATTATCTGGTGATCCCTTTGATCTGCGCCCTCTGTGATGCGGTGCTCATCGGCGCCGGTGTGACGGGCATGGGACGCCTGCTTGAGTCCAGTCCGCTGTTTTCAAAAATCGCAGGGATCGGCGGAGCCGCCTTTCTCTTTCTCTACGGGGCCAGGGCCTTTGCCTCGGCAGCCAGGGGGAGCAGCCTTGACACCAACAGTTCCGGGGCCACCTCATTGAAGGCGGTCGTCCTGACCACCCTTGCCGTCACCCTGCTCAACCCCCATGTCTACATCGACACGGTGCTGCTGCTGGGAAGCATTGCCGGCCAGTTCCAGGCCCCGGGGCACCTTGTCTTCGGGGCGGGGGCAGTTACCGCATCCTTTTTATGGTTTTTTACCCTGAGTATCGGGGCCGGATTTCTGGCCCCCTTGTTTCAAAAAAGAATGTCCTGGCGGATTCTGGATTCCTGCGTGGGATTCATCATGTGGGCCATTGCCCTTTCACTGGCCCGGGGACTGGCCGCCTGATGCGGCCCGGATAAGGCCATGGGCAATATCGTCTCCCATTAATTCCACAGCCCGGCCCTGGGCGGCAACATAGGCCCCCACCCCATCCCCGGCCACAGCCTGGGAATGGGCAAACTTCCGGTTAAGGCAGGAGCGATCCCTTTCCACATCCTTAATATGCCACAGGGCTTCAAAAATCGCGTTGTTTCCCCGGTATTCAAACCGGAGAAGGGTCACATCCACCCGGAACCGGGGCCGCCTGGACCTTTCCCAGGGATAGAGTACCACCCTTGGGGTGTGAAGCCGGGCGGACAGATACCCCAGCAAAGACTCCCGGACCTGCCGGCTTAGGGGGGAAGCCCAGCGGTGGAATTCATTGATACGGATCCCGTTTTCACCGCTCCCCGTCACAATTTCGGGGCGGTCCAGGTATCCCGGAAGCGCCACGGAGCCGATGCCCACGGAAAAGTCCTCACCAGCTTCCAGGGTTTCATTCCAGCTCCCCGGCCCTTCCAGCCGGTAAAAGGAGGACCGGGGAGAGACCCCGCCGCAACCGGCCATCCCCATGAGACAGACGGCCAGGCAGATGGGCCCCAGCCCCCGTGCCAAAAACGATTTCATTATTGACCTTCCTTTCCCCTGAGCAGGGATTCCGGATGTTGTTCCAATTCTTCGGCAAGGGCCCTCACCGCCTTTGCCGCTTCAGCCAGTTCCGCCAGGGTCCGCTGAAGATCGGCCACCACGGCGGCATCCTTTGCCAGGACCCCGCCCACCCCGTCCAGGGTCTGCCGGGCCTGGACCAGGGCCGGGGGCAGTTCCGAGGAAAGGCTGTCCGCCAGGATGCCGATCTTTTGAAGGGCCAGATTAAAGGAGTTGACCGCACCGGTGGTATCCCCGGACCCCGCCAGGGCGGTGACGGTATCCCCGGCTTTTTTAACACTTTGGACCGCCCCGATGAGTTGACGGCTTATTTCAGCCACGGGAAGCTTCTCAAGCTTTACCAGCACTGCAGAAAGGTGGCTGGTCAGGGCCTCCAGGGATCCCGCCACAGTGGGTATTTCCAGAATATCCCCGTGGTCAAGAATTTGGGCCGGCGCCGCGTTTTCAAAGAAGTCCAGGGCCAGGTAAAGCTTACCCGTCAGCAGGTTGCCCGTTCTCAGCTGCCCCCGCATCCCGTGGCGGACAAGTATCTCCAGGATATCCTCTGCCTCCGGCATTTCTTTGCCCGGGGAGACCTGGGCCAGCCGTTCCTCTTCTATTTCAATGCGCACAGGCACCAGCACCTGGTTCTTTTTCGAATCGAATTCAATACTGATATCAGCCACCCGCCCCACCACAAAGCCCCTGAACTCCACAGGCGCCCCGATGTCCAGCCCTCGGACGGAATGGGAAAATTTAAGCAGATAGGGTATTTTCCGGGAAAATTGTTTGGCCATGGCCGCCTCCCGGGAGGAATGCAGGGAGAACACTGTGCCTGCAGGCACAGGCGGACCGGGTGTTTCTGCATCCGGGTTGGCCAGCACGATCCCGCCCAGCAGGATGGAGACCAGGGATTCTGTATTTATTTTCAGGCCGTTGGCTCCCAGGTCCATATCCAGCCCCGATGCAGACCAGAACCGGGATGCCCGGGTGACCATCCCATCGTGGGGGGCGTTGATAAAGACCTGGACATCAACCCCTTTCCCGCCGGTTTCAAGACCGTATCCCGTCACCTGCCCCACCTTCACCCCCCTGAAATAAACCGGTGATCCGTAATCCAGGGAATCCAGTTCCCCGGCCTTCAGGGTAAAAAGAGATCCCCGGGAATCCCGGGTGACCAGGGGGGGGATTTCCAGCCCTTTAAACTCGCTTTTGGGCCGTCCTTCCCGGCCCGGTTCAATGGCAATATACGCCCCTGAGAGCAGGGTGCTCAACCCACTCACCGTGGTGCCCGAAAGCCGGGGCCGGACCACCCAGAACCGGGTCTGGTCGGTGAGGTAGCCTTCGGCCTCCCGGTCCAGGTCCACGGTGACCCGGACACCGTTGAGCCCGGGGGTAAGGCGGACGGCCCTGACCTTGCCCATATCCACGTCCTTGTATTTCACCCGGGTCTTTCCGGCCTCAATCCCCTCTGCCGACTCAAAACTGATCACAGCCACCGGGCCTTTTTCCTTAACGGCCTTGTACACCAGGCCGGCACCGACCACCAGGGCCACAATGGGCACAATCCACACCAGGGAAATCTCTTTTTTCCGGCTCACGGCCGCCCTGGGAAGGGAGGAACTCTCTTTCATCTCATATCCTTGGGTTTTCCCCGGGATCCCCATATTGCCAGATCAGCCGGGAGTCAAAACTTTCAGCCGCAACCATGGTGATCACCACCACTGCGGCAAAATAAACAGCGCCCGGACCGGCCGCCACCGAGGCAAGGGGGGAGAGCCGGACCAGGGCCGCCAATACCGTGACCACATAGACATCCACCATGGACCAGCGCCCCACCGCTTCGGTGAACCGGTAGAGCCGGGTCCGATCCCCGGGCTTCCACCGGGACCTGAACTGCACCGACAACAAAAGATAAATCAAGATCAACAGCTTCAGCATGGGGATGAGTATGCTGGCCGTAAAAATAATCAGGGCAATATGCCATGAGCCGGACAGCATGAAATAAATAACGCCGCTCATGATGGTATCCGCCTGCTCGGCCCCCAGCGTCCGGGTAATGGTGACGGGCAGGATATTTGCCGGCACATAAAAGACAACGGCCGCCAGGACCAGGGCCCAGGTCCGCTGGAGACTCAAGGGTTTTACCGCACGGAGCCGGGCCCCGCACCTGGGACATCTGCCGGATTCCCCTGACGGCGCCAGGGGCGTCGTCAATGCGCAGCAATGGCAGGCGGTCAATGCCCCCCCCCAGGGCTCCGGAACCTTTTGCCGGGGCAGCCGCTGCCAGACATCCTCCGGATTTAATCCGGAAAAGGCCGCCGCCACAACCACGATCAGCCCCACAAAGGCCCATAAGCCGGGGCCGGCCACAATATCGGCCATCTTGGCCAATTTAATCATGGCCACGAGAATGGCCAGCATATACACCTCGATCATCCCCCAGGGTTTCAAGCGTACCAGGAGCCTGAAGACCGGTGCGGTATGACGGGCCGCCCTGCCGGCTGCAGCGGGCACCATCAGATAGGCCAACCCTGCCAGTTGCGCCAGGGGCACCGCCACACAGGTGGCCAGCACCAGAACGGCAAGCCCTGCAAATCCCTGGCGGTAAAGTTCGACAATCCCGGTCAAAAGGCAGGTCTCCCGGATCTGGCCCTCAAGCCTAAGGGAAAGAAAGGGAAAGGCATTGGCAATGCAAAAGAGAACCAGCCCGGCCAGGGCCAGGGCCAGGGTCCTCTGGACGGTATCCCCGCGGTGACCGGCGAGCCTTGCATCACAGCGGCAGCAGCGGGCAGCCGCCCCAAAGGGCAGGTCAGGAATCGCCTGGGCCATCCCGCAGTCCGGGCAGGCAGCCACAGCAACCGGCCTGTCTGCCCCCGTATTCCCCAATGATTTCGACAAAGTCGCCATCGGATGAATATAGCGGAAACCCGGTCCTTGCATCAAACAAAATTTATTCCCCGCCCCCTTTCAGGGAAAATTTCCATGTGATAGCCTATGGCTCAACAGGAGGAATTATGAAAGAAGATTTATCACGGTTCACGGGAAAAGAGGTGGTGGTGGATACCCGCTCCAACTGGGTCTACCTGGGAATTCTGGACCGGGTCACGGAAAGTTCCCTGGTACTGACCGATGCCGATGCCCACGACATCACCGATACCGAGGTATCAAAGGAACGGTATATCTACGACAGCCGGACCGGTGGCATCAAGGCCAACCGTGACCGGGTCCATATCAGCCTGGACTATATAGTGGGTTTTTCTGCCCTGGGGGATATCAAAGCCTTCTGAGACCGGGACGAAAACACCTTCCCCCAACCTGCCAGGGCCTCAAAATCATTGACAATGCCCTTGAAGGTCCCCTATAAGCATTTAATACGTTTCAGCGCAATTGTTCCTAAATCCAACAGATGCTGGCGGCTTGATGCGGACCGCAACTGACACCTGAACTCAAAGGAGACCTGTATGCAGAAACCTGTTTTTCCCCTTTATATTCTGCCGCTTCTTTTTTTCTTCTTTTCTTTTTTTTCACCCCCCGCTCTGAATGCGGGTATCCATTATTCTTCCAAAGAACTCATGGCCCAAGGGATCAGGTACGTGAGCGTCAGCACCCAGTGGAAAAGCGAACTTGATTTTCACAATAAACGCCTAACCCAAATCAAGACGATGAGGGCCAGTGATGCCCAGAAACAATTTCTCTATGACCGGGAGATGGCCCGCCATGGGAAGCGGAATCACGACCTTGCCGGGCAGCGAAACGAAATCCAGGAGGTATTGATCAAAGAGGCCAATGCCCGGGTGCAGGGCAGCCAGGGAAAGGCCTCAAGCCAGCTCAAGGATACGGCCGGCACCAAATTCGGTGAAAAAGGCCACCGGGGAATGGCCGGTGACCGGGATATGGGAGGCGGATCCAATACCGCGGAAAAGGTCAAAGACGTGCTCAGGGAAATGGGGCTGTATAACCCGGATCCCAGTAAAAAATCCATTGTACCGGTGGAATCCAAGGCCGGCACCCTGGAAATCAAAGGAGAATTTGACCTGACCATCAACAAAGAGGGAATGGCCCCCAGGGCCGGGACCCAGTACCACCAGATCCAGGTTGAGGTGGATGCCCGTAACCCGGAAACCTATGTCTCGGAATCCATGAAGATCCGGAAGGACGGAAAACTGGTAAAACAGCAGGTGGGTACTGAATATGTGGAGATTCAGGACCACAGAAAAAAAGCCTCAAAAGGTCTTGCCGCAGATGGAGAGGGGCTGGTCAGGGAGCCTTCAAAGATGCAGGGCATGGCCAAGGGCACCAAAAAGACCCTGGACATGGGTCGGGTGGATGGGGATACCCTGGAAAAAATCCTCAGGCAGAACGGCATTAAAGAGAGCCCGGCAGAGTTTAAGCGCAGGCTCCAGGCGGTAAAGGAGGGAAAGATATCCATTGGCGATGCCGGACAGGCCGAGCGCATGCGGCGGGTGAGCGAAGATGTATTTGCCGCAGCAGAGCAGACAGTCTTCCGCCAGGCCAAAAAAGATATTGTGGATTTAAGGGCCAAAGCCGCATCCATGTCCCCTGATGACCCGGTCCGCCTTAAGATCGAAGAGGAAATCGTTGATACGGTGACCAAGATGAAGCAGACCCGGGCCGCCAACGAAGAATTTTTATCCGCAAAAAAAATGCAGAACAACAAGGCAGTGGTCAAGGAGATCCCGCCGCCCCAAAAAAAGATCACCCCCGAGGCCATAGATGTTGAAATCCGGCAGATGGAACTGTCCCGGCCGGCTTCTGTAAAGCAGAAGGCTGCCAAAGCCTTTGGGGCAATCATGCAGATCGCCGATATCGGCCAGACCTGCCAGACCGTGGAAGATTATGTGGCAGGTAAAATCCCCCTCACGGATGCCGCCCTGACCATTGCGGACCAGTATGTGACCCAGGGGGCCATTGGCACGGGAAAGCACATTGCACAGACTTCACAGGATTATATGGATGCCCGGGACAAAATAGCCATGGCCAACCGGAACAATATGGCCGCCTATCTGACCCGGTGGGAGCTTGGGTTCAGACGGGCCGGCATGCCTGCAGATAAGGCCAGGGCCTACGTCTCCAATGCCATGCTGTCAGGAGATCTCACCCTTCT encodes:
- a CDS encoding ABC transporter ATP-binding protein, with the translated sequence MDKLLEIKNLRIEGFYEGQWQPIVRNINLNLKRGEVLGLIGESGAGKSTIGLAAMGYTRQGCRLASGAINLEGEELFGASKESLRTIRGSKIAYVAQSAAASFNPSHRIIRQYAEAPVHHGLMGYNEAQKEAVEIYRRLFLPNPEKIGFRYPHELSGGQLQRAMVAMSMSCKPDIIVFDEPTTALDVTTQIEVLAAVKEITEKMNKAALYITHDLAVVAQVAHRIMVLRNGRLVEEGETRALIQSPKEKYTRQLLNVRQLREEKEACERTDALLRVKGVTATYTGRTNVLENIDLTVREGKTVALVGESGSGKSTLARVITGLLPATAGEIEFLGKRLPRELASRKKEDLRKMQMVYQMPDTALNPRHTVKKVIGRPLAFYFGLKGKAAEARIRELLEKIELDPDLYMDRLTTELSGGEKQRVCIARALAAEPDLIICDEVTSALDQLVAEGILDLLQDLQNKTNVSYLFITHDLATVKAIADKIVIMLKGRIIEQGEKKKVLAPPHHEYTDKLLASVPKMDPDWLDNLLEERSASFI
- a CDS encoding ABC transporter permease; amino-acid sequence: MKNVISLIVKRCAASLFTLLIISVIIFIGVEVLPGDVAETVLGQSATSETVEAFRKELKLDLPAHVRYGSWLNDFIHGDFGTSLSNGRPVADLIGWRLGNTLFLALATSAIAIPLAILLGMTAAFYRNSLFDKIISVTTLSFISFPEFFIAYIFISLLSVKLNIFPSLAVIDPKMGLATRLYTILLPALTLTCVVTAHMMRQTRAAIINVLASAYIEMAELKGINRLRIIIHHAFPNSLSPVINVIALNMAYLVVGVVIVEVVFVYPGLGQLLVDSVAKRDLPVVQASGLIFSMVYIFLNLFADILSMLSNPRLRQSAIQ
- a CDS encoding ABC transporter substrate-binding protein encodes the protein MQDLNKFTQMFEQKKITRRQFVTQLSALGISAALIPSFLSGKALAAVPKQGGHFKMGMGGGHTTDTLNTALLADQVEMSTDYALRNNLVEVDRNGHAVPELAESWDVTPDAIHWTFKLRKDVEFHNGKTMDSDDVIFSIRHHMGKDSKSGAKGVLEQIQDIKKDGKDTVVFTLKSGNADFPYVLNDYHLTIVPAGTAGEEWEKGIGTGGYILEVWEPGVKTLLKRNPNYFKSGRAHFDSVEIITIADANARTNALRTGQIDYMNRVELKTAHLFKRTPGVNVLRVDGGFHYTLPMHTDVAPFNNNDVRLALKYAIDREAMVKNVLRGYGSVGNDHPISKLNKYHASDIPQRQYDPDKAKFHLKKAGLSTNAFDLYTSELSGFMDQATLFSESAKKAGIAIHIKKEPEDGYWSNVWLKKPFCNCYWGARPTADMVFSVAYSGDAKWNDTHLKNQRFDHLLSEARSELDEAKRKAMYRECQQIVRDEGGTIVPLFKDYVEAAAKKVKHEPLSGLWETDSHRAIERWWFDA
- a CDS encoding ABC transporter permease; this encodes MCIVAFNIIVAVFAPFAAPFGETDIVGEVWEPFSTQFYLGTDHIGRDLFTRMLYGARNTIALAFATTMLSFVFGSLLGFIAAIKGGWIDQAISRTIDIIMAFPTLIFALMILSVLGSSIPVLIFTIALLDATRVYRLSRAVAMDIEVMDFVEAARLRGEGTWWIMTQEILPNALPPLVAEFGLRFCFVFLFIASLSFLGLGIQPPYADWGGMVRENAGAITFGIFIPLIPAAAIAFLTVGVNLIVDWFLHLSSGLND
- a CDS encoding DsbA family protein, giving the protein MTGSIEKLKKAYDIQVKWRAFPLNPGLPPEGITLDDLFKKKGYPIRADKAVAELQATAARFGLPMGNRKMVYDSRPAQELGLWAESRGRGHAFHNEAFNAYFVRGENIAMAPVLLDMATAVGLDRDEAGNALEKRPFRDAVDKDWELSRAKGVQAAPTFFMGLDRLVGAQSYQILERMVAKYAAPAEPEKSAREQA
- a CDS encoding MarR family transcriptional regulator — protein: MPQKTLNEERCQNLLISIRKIIQAVDIHSRKLNKKFGMTGPQLIVLHEISLNGQISITPLSRATSLSQATVTDITKRLETRGYIARKKREDDKRAVSLFLTDKGKEIIKNLPPLLQETFTDRFSKLENWEQLMIMSAFERVVSLMAAEEIEASPILVTGPIQNTPPATP